Proteins encoded in a region of the Augochlora pura isolate Apur16 chromosome 4, APUR_v2.2.1, whole genome shotgun sequence genome:
- the Srp14 gene encoding signal recognition particle 14, with the protein MVLLENDAFLVELTRLFDKSRLSGSVVLTIKRFNGHNKPVPRKGRPPLPTPNEFLCLVRATLKSKKISTVIHSKDVNKFQQAYWNLLKSNVNGLKKLKKVKSAKPKIH; encoded by the exons ATGGTTCTGCTGGAAAATGATGCG tttctaGTTGAGCTAACACGATTATTCGATAAATCCCGTCTTTCTGGTTCAGTAGTGCTCACTATTAAACGAT ttaatgGACACAATAAGCCAGTACCTAGGAAAGGAAGGCCGCCTTTGCCCACAccaaatgaatttctttgtttAGTGAGAGCTACTTTAAAATCCAAAAAAATATCTACTGTC ATTCATTCCAAggatgtaaataaatttcaacaagcatattggaatttattaaaatcaaatgtTAATGGTCtcaagaaattaaagaaagtgAAATCTGCAAAGCCTAAGATTCACTGA